A stretch of Garra rufa chromosome 11, GarRuf1.0, whole genome shotgun sequence DNA encodes these proteins:
- the tshz3a gene encoding teashirt homolog 3: MPRRKQQAPKRAAAYDSENVKETIQTEGTGSDCSVTKKKHLGESDVGEDFNNPADEQDSPAAELSGHDVDSESHISESSDPTSDADSTPVKNKEEATTDFLKDRSEESVCITDSLDQMKAIYKSFLNNPYWSFLSLNSSQLNADEQLASSSGTSSSNSSPGRNSYDWHQSAIAKTLQQVSQKQPSALEPNIFSTVQLYRQNTKLYGSIFTGASKFHCKSCSASYDTLLDLTVHMNETDHYRDDNLESASKDAKSWSKPRKRSLLEMEGKEDAQKVLRCMYCGHSFESLQDLSVHMIKTKHYQKVPLREPRTAIAAKIVSSFRKRVPVELDVAKSLHATEQTRSPNGTDIFQMYSEQTNKDDLTDQKTSRGAQFKSQNLKCMECGISHDSLQQLSAHMMLTGHFVKVTQTLQKTDKPSKSKSEKSQSGTPCSSPLLAMGILESPSLPSVATGDKNKTQEMTSQKDKEPANTNEVKQKFGISSKSDYLTEDDLKESPKMDFDILKSLENTVTSAINKAQRGAPSWSGYQSIHAAYQLRNQLKPALNNSGYVSSLTQSPSQGGQSIDKSHLIPPSTPPRASSTTVHEVDKLEKKVTGKTPDLNGQGSPHRKLLNSNGKPLISNDSTVTMSNVSEGNPNEREIQHTQDFRTRPTSNSDLYDDASLLSAQPEPKQPSVSPLSALQSVMNLHLGKAAKPVRPVQDPMSMLLRMSNSMAERAALAGPSGHSAKLSQLHSDQPIDLSKGKSEQCLKAATLPGKALSSSVSGAFVSESTSSKIVTPVSPLRENALLDISDMLRNLSDSRVLKSSTLSCKPEQAEIEGSHTSDEAEDASVVHKRKGRQSHWKPQHLLILQAQFASCLRQTADGKYVISDLSSQERMVISHITGLSMTTISHWLANVKYQLRRTGRTKFIKNVDSGHPVFYCSECATQFQARSTYICHLESHLGFKMKDLAKLTSKDLNQRIAKHSKSLAIKPVLPAVLPARGCQEQLPPVPAL, translated from the exons ATGCCGAGGAGAAAACAGCAGGCGCCGAAACGAGCGGCAG CTTATGATTCAGAGAATGTTAAGGAGACCATACAGACCGAAGGCACTGGAAGTGATTGCTCAGTGACCAAGAAGAAACACCTGGGTGAAAGTGATGTGGGAGAAGACTTCAATAACCCAGCGGATGAACAAGATTCCCCTGCTGCTGAGCTGTCAGGTCATGATGTTGACAGTGAATCTCACATAAGTGAGTCTAGTGACCCCACGTCAGATGCAGACAGCACCCCGGTGAAAAATAAGGAGGAGGCCACAACAGACTTTCTAAAAGACCGTTCTGAGGAGTCAGTATGTATTACAGACAGCCTAGACCAGATGAAGGCTATTTACAAAAGCTTCCTTAATAATCCCTACTGGTCTTTTTTGAGCTTGAATTCCTCTCAGCTAAATGCCGACGAACAGCTGGCTAGTAGCAGCGGTACCAGTAGCAGCAACAGCAGTCCTGGACGCAACAGCTATGACTGGCATCAGTCTGCTATCGCAAAGACACTCCAACAGGTTTCTCAGAAACAACCTAGTGCACTTGAACCAAACATTTTCTCCACTGTCCAGCTCTACCGCCAAAATACTAAACTCTACGGATCCATCTTTACCGGTGCTAGCAAGTTCCACTGCAAAAGCTGCAGTGCATCATACGACACGCTGCTTGATCTCACTGTTCACATGAATGAGACAGACCACTACCGTGATGACAACCTTGAAAGCGCTAGCAAGGATGCCAAGTCATGGTCCAAGCCACGCAAGCGCTCTCTATTGGAAATGGAGGGAAAGGAAGATGCTCAGAAAGTCCTACGCTGCATGTACTGTGGACACTCTTTTGAATCCCTGCAAGACCTTAGCGTGCACATGATAAAAACTAAGCATTACCAGAAGGTTCCTCTGAGAGAGCCAAGAACAGCAATTGCTGCTAAAATTGTGTCTTCGTTCAGGAAGAGGGTTCCAGTGGAGCTGGATGTTGCAAAATCTTTGCACGCCACAGAACAGACAAGAAGTCCCAATGGAACTGATATTTTTCAGATGTATTCTGAACAAACCAACAAAGATGACTTGACAGATCAGAAGACAAGCCGTGGTGCACAGTTCAAGTCTCAGAATCTCAAATGTATGGAGTGTGGAATTTCACACGACTCTTTGCAGCAGTTAAGCGCTCATATGATGTTGACCGGCCACTTTGTTAAAGTCACCCAAACATTACAAAAGACGGACAAGCCTTCCAAAAGTAAGTCTGAGAAATCTCAGTCAGGTACACCATGTTCTTCCCCTCTCTTAGCCATGGGAATCTTGGAGTCACCGTCCCTGCCATCTGTAGCAACCGGGGACAAGAACAAGACACAAGAAATGACTTCTCAGAAGGACAAGGAGCCTGCAAATACAAATGAAGTTAAGCAGAAATTTGGCATTTCATCAAAATCTGATTACCTAACTGAAGATGATCTAAAAGAGAGTCCTAAAATGGATTTTGATATTCTAAAATCACTGGAGAATACAGTTACATCAGCCATCAACAAAGCACAGAGGGGTGCCCCGAGTTGGAGCGGTTACCAGAGCATTCATGCGGCTTATCAGTTACGAAACCAACTGAAACCTGCTCTAAACAACTCAGGCTATGTTTCTTCTCTAACACAATCACCCAGTCAGGGAGGCCAGTCCATTGACAAAAGTCATTTGATCCCTCCAAGCACTCCACCAAGAGCTTCCTCAACCACAGTCCACGAGGTGGACAAACTGGAAAAGAAAGTAACAGGAAAGACTCCTGACTTGAATGGGCAAGGATCCCCACATCGGAAATTGCTGAATTCTAACGGGAAACCACTAATAAGTAATGACAGCACGGTTACTATGAGCAATGTCTCTGAGGGTAACCCAAATGAAAGGGAAATTCAGCACACACAAGATTTCAGAACTCGCCCTACTTCCAATTCAGATCTGTATGATGATGCTAGTCTACTCTCAGCCCAGCCTGAGCCAAAACAACCCTCTGTCAGTCCTCTAAGTGCCCTTCAGTCTGTTATGAATCTTCATCTGGGTAAAGCTGCCAAACCGGTAAGGCCTGTCCAGGACCCTATGAGTATGCTTCTCAGGATGAGTAACAGCATGGCTGAAAGGGCGGCTCTTGCCGGTCCATCTGGTCACTCAGCAAAACTTAGCCAGTTGCATTCTGACCAACCAATAGACTTGTCCAAAGGCAAAAGTGAACAGTGTCTCAAAGCTGCCACTCTGCCAGGCAAAGCTTTGAGTTCTTCTGTGTCTGGTGCATTTGTGAGTGAGTCAACTAGTTCAAAAATCGTAACACCTGTGAGTCCTTTACGTGAGAACGCCCTTTTGGACATATCAGACATGCTGCGCAATCTCTCAGACTCTAGAGTTTTGAAATCCTCAACACTTTCATGTAAACCAGAGCAGGCAGAAATCGAGGGTTCTCACACTTCAGATGAGGCAGAGGATGCCTCTGTGGTGCATAAACGTAAAGGTAGGCAGTCCCACTGGAAACCCCAGCACTTGCTGATTTTGCAGGCTCAGTTTGCATCCTGCCTCAGGCAGACAGCTGATGGAAAGTATGTGATATCAGACTTGAGCTCCCAGGAAAGGATGGTCATATCACATATAACAGGTCTATCTATGACAACCATCAGCCACTGGCTGGCCAATGTGAAATATCAGCTTAGACGAACAGGCAGAACAAAGTTCATAAAGAACGTTGACTCGGGACACCCAGTTTTCTACTGTAGTGAATGTGCAACACAGTTCCAAGCTCGCTCTACATACATCTGTCACCTTGAGTCACACCTTGGGTTTAAAATGAAGGACTTGGCTAAACTTACATCTAAGGATCTGAACCAGAGGATTGCAAAGCATTCTAAAAGCCTGGCCATAAAACCTGTGCTTCCTGCTGTACTGCCAGCTAGAGGATGTCAGGAGCAATTACCACCAGTGCCAGCGCTGTAA